In Microbacterium binotii, one DNA window encodes the following:
- a CDS encoding S41 family peptidase, producing the protein MVVTTVVLGALAGAVAAAAFAADVYGPRFGFYLVPPSVQKYAEIAVERLGRGYHADDPEWPAARAAILDAARSSGDYAELYPLLEEGTQIAGGRHSSFVPAGAAPAAAEPSAQPTVRSDSGITTIVLPEMVSPRAEDLQAYATAVADGIDESAAHTCGWVVDLRGNRGGNMNPMLSGVAALLPDGDALSFVDRGGNATPVTIEARGAAVAGNVAVDVGARSKVTGQPIAILQDEWTASSGEAVLAAFRGVDGVRTFGTDSAGYTSANVSHTLFDGATIVLTESLYVDRTGRNYEESAIAPDLNSTDAEADARAWLGEEGCAG; encoded by the coding sequence GTGGTGGTCACGACGGTCGTCCTCGGTGCGCTCGCCGGAGCTGTCGCCGCAGCAGCCTTCGCCGCCGACGTCTACGGTCCGCGGTTCGGTTTCTATCTCGTGCCCCCCTCCGTTCAGAAGTACGCGGAGATCGCCGTCGAACGCCTCGGCCGGGGCTACCACGCGGACGACCCGGAGTGGCCGGCGGCGCGGGCCGCCATCCTGGATGCGGCGAGGTCGTCCGGCGACTACGCCGAGCTGTATCCGCTCCTCGAAGAGGGCACGCAGATCGCCGGCGGCCGGCACTCGAGCTTCGTGCCGGCGGGGGCGGCTCCCGCCGCTGCTGAGCCCTCGGCGCAGCCGACGGTCCGCTCCGACTCCGGTATCACGACCATCGTGCTGCCGGAGATGGTCTCTCCGCGCGCGGAAGACCTTCAGGCCTACGCGACGGCCGTCGCGGACGGCATAGACGAGTCGGCCGCGCACACCTGCGGCTGGGTGGTCGATCTGCGCGGGAACCGCGGCGGAAACATGAATCCGATGCTGTCGGGGGTGGCGGCGCTGCTTCCCGACGGCGATGCGTTGTCGTTCGTCGACCGGGGCGGCAACGCGACCCCTGTCACGATCGAGGCCCGCGGTGCCGCGGTGGCCGGGAACGTCGCGGTCGACGTCGGCGCGCGCAGCAAGGTCACCGGCCAGCCGATCGCCATCCTCCAGGACGAGTGGACCGCGTCGAGCGGGGAGGCCGTGCTCGCGGCCTTCCGCGGCGTGGACGGCGTGCGTACCTTCGGCACGGACAGCGCAGGCTACACGTCCGCGAACGTGAGCCACACGCTGTTCGACGGCGCCACGATCGTGCTGACCGAGAGCCTGTACGTGGATCGGACGGGCCGCAACTACGAGGAGAGCGCCATCGCGCCCGACCTGAACTCGACGGACGCCGAGGCGGATGCGCGCGCCTGGCTGGGCGAGGAGGGCTGCGCGGGTTGA
- a CDS encoding transketolase, with product MSSSPLQTDDRPNVAELEDLAFELRRKLLQLCGTYEGAVHIGGDLSSADIFTALFHYGLNVDPTDIANPERDRFVLSKGHAAVCMYIAMAMRGFFSYEGIVDTYGQLDSAYGMHPCKVQLPGVEASTGSLGHGLPLAVGMALSARHRGDAHRVFTLLGDGETGEGSVWEAVMAARSNRLGNLVAFVDRNRQLMTSFAEERVAFEPYPDKWRAFGWNVVHIDGHDMGQLVEALDALPEPDSETPTVIIAETIKGKGVDFMERNLAWHAGSLGAADLERALAALTASREKESV from the coding sequence ATGAGCAGTTCCCCCCTGCAGACGGACGACCGTCCGAACGTGGCCGAGCTGGAGGATCTGGCGTTCGAGCTGCGGCGCAAGCTCCTGCAGCTGTGCGGCACCTACGAAGGCGCGGTCCACATCGGCGGAGACCTGTCCTCGGCGGACATCTTCACCGCTCTCTTCCACTACGGGCTGAACGTCGACCCGACCGACATCGCCAACCCCGAGCGCGACCGCTTCGTGCTCAGCAAGGGTCACGCCGCCGTCTGCATGTACATCGCGATGGCGATGCGCGGCTTCTTCTCCTACGAAGGCATCGTCGACACCTACGGGCAGCTCGACAGCGCATACGGCATGCACCCGTGCAAGGTGCAGCTGCCGGGTGTGGAGGCGTCGACGGGCTCTCTCGGCCACGGCCTTCCCCTCGCCGTGGGCATGGCGCTCAGTGCCCGTCACCGCGGTGACGCCCACCGCGTGTTCACCCTCCTCGGTGACGGGGAGACCGGCGAGGGCTCGGTCTGGGAGGCGGTCATGGCCGCTCGCAGCAACCGCCTCGGCAACCTCGTCGCCTTCGTCGACCGCAACCGCCAGCTCATGACGAGCTTCGCGGAGGAGCGTGTGGCATTCGAGCCCTACCCGGACAAGTGGCGCGCCTTCGGGTGGAACGTCGTGCACATCGACGGCCACGACATGGGCCAACTGGTCGAGGCGCTCGACGCGCTGCCCGAGCCCGACAGCGAGACGCCGACGGTCATCATCGCCGAGACCATCAAGGGCAAGGGCGTCGACTTCATGGAGCGCAACCTCGCCTGGCACGCCGGATCGCTCGGCGCCGCCGACCTCGAACGCGCCCTCGCGGCGCTCACCGCCTCGCGTGAGAAGGAGTCCGTCTGA
- the ligM gene encoding vanillate/3-O-methylgallate O-demethylase, whose amino-acid sequence MASNLQELIDQNNPVEMLRNSQIGSYIYPVVPADFQNWIKEQQAWRNTAVLYDQSHHMDNVFLKGSDAIKLISDTAINSVANFAVNKAKQYVPTTASGHVIGDGILFREAEDEYVYVGRAPASNWLMYHGETGGYQNLDVQVDRRSPSRPYGHAVTRRYYRFQIQGPKAWDVIEKLNGGPLEKLGFFNMSTMTIAGKTVRTLRHGMAGAPGLEIWGPYEDHDAIRDAIVEAGVEFGLVPVGSRAYPSNTLESGWIPSPLPAIYSGEAERGYREWLGVDSYEATGTLAGSFVSDNIEDYYLTPWELGYGSFVKFDHDFIGRDALEKIDPSTQRKKVTLAWNAEDLAKVWGSLLNVDGPNYKFFDLPLANYGSANYDSVVDADGTVVGFSMFTGYSANERRGLSLGTVDPDVPEGTELKVVWGEPNGGTSKASVEPHEQTEVRVVVSPVPYSTVARQTYQGGWRTGYKG is encoded by the coding sequence GTGGCCAGCAACCTGCAGGAACTCATCGACCAGAACAACCCGGTCGAGATGCTGCGCAACTCGCAGATCGGCTCCTACATCTACCCGGTCGTCCCCGCCGACTTCCAGAACTGGATCAAGGAGCAGCAGGCCTGGCGCAACACTGCCGTGCTCTACGACCAGTCCCACCACATGGACAACGTGTTCCTGAAGGGCTCCGACGCGATCAAGCTCATCAGCGACACCGCGATCAACTCGGTCGCGAACTTCGCGGTCAACAAGGCCAAGCAGTACGTGCCCACCACCGCGAGCGGCCACGTGATCGGCGACGGCATCCTCTTCCGCGAGGCCGAGGACGAGTACGTCTACGTCGGACGCGCACCCGCATCCAACTGGCTGATGTACCACGGTGAGACCGGCGGCTACCAGAACCTCGACGTGCAGGTCGACCGTCGTTCGCCCTCGCGCCCGTACGGCCACGCCGTCACGCGCCGCTACTACCGCTTCCAGATCCAGGGCCCGAAGGCGTGGGACGTCATCGAGAAGCTCAACGGCGGCCCGCTGGAGAAGCTCGGCTTCTTCAACATGTCGACCATGACGATCGCCGGGAAGACCGTGCGCACCCTTCGTCACGGCATGGCCGGCGCTCCGGGCCTGGAGATCTGGGGCCCCTACGAGGACCACGACGCCATCCGCGACGCGATCGTCGAAGCCGGCGTCGAGTTCGGCCTCGTGCCGGTCGGATCGCGCGCCTACCCCTCGAACACGCTCGAGTCCGGCTGGATCCCCTCGCCGCTTCCCGCCATCTACTCGGGCGAGGCCGAGCGCGGCTACCGCGAGTGGCTCGGCGTCGACAGCTACGAGGCCACCGGCACCCTCGCGGGCTCCTTCGTCTCCGACAACATCGAGGACTACTACCTCACGCCGTGGGAGCTCGGATACGGCTCGTTCGTGAAGTTCGACCACGACTTCATCGGCCGCGACGCGCTCGAGAAGATCGACCCCTCGACCCAGCGCAAGAAGGTCACCCTCGCCTGGAACGCCGAGGACCTCGCCAAGGTCTGGGGCTCGCTGCTGAACGTGGACGGACCCAACTACAAGTTCTTCGACCTGCCGCTGGCCAACTACGGCTCCGCGAACTACGACTCGGTCGTGGATGCGGACGGCACGGTCGTCGGCTTCTCGATGTTCACCGGCTACAGCGCCAACGAGCGTCGCGGTCTCTCGCTCGGCACGGTCGACCCCGACGTGCCGGAGGGCACCGAGCTGAAGGTCGTCTGGGGCGAGCCGAACGGCGGCACCTCCAAGGCCTCCGTCGAGCCGCACGAGCAGACCGAGGTGCGCGTGGTCGTCAGCCCCGTGCCCTACTCCACCGTCGCCCGCCAGACCTACCAGGGCGGCTGGCGCACCGGCTACAAGGGCTGA
- a CDS encoding methylenetetrahydrofolate reductase, which produces MARNTPAPDPAASLALLDGFSLEMTGKDIPGLEEARDVIPAGTKINVTFLGNEDLDMRVAAAKAVKDAGFVPVPHVSARRLASAAQLEEFLDRLQQVGATEHVFAVGGDPAEPEGPYPDSLSVIRSGILQKYGVREVSIAGYPEGHPDIPTDVLWRHLEDKSSALADAGLGQVILTQFAFDTDPVIDWIDGVRERGITSEIRIGTPGPAGIKRLITFARRFGVGANAMIVKKYGFSLTNLMGTAGPDRFIGDLGALVAKKESRGPVKIHFYTFGGLRATSDWARDYIAAQS; this is translated from the coding sequence GTGGCACGTAACACCCCCGCACCCGACCCGGCCGCATCCCTCGCCCTCCTCGACGGCTTCTCGCTCGAGATGACCGGCAAGGACATCCCTGGGCTCGAAGAAGCCCGCGACGTCATCCCCGCCGGCACCAAGATCAACGTCACCTTCCTCGGCAACGAGGATCTCGACATGCGCGTCGCCGCGGCCAAGGCCGTGAAGGATGCCGGGTTCGTCCCCGTCCCGCACGTGTCGGCCCGCCGACTCGCCTCGGCGGCCCAACTGGAGGAGTTCCTCGACCGCCTCCAGCAGGTGGGTGCCACCGAGCACGTCTTCGCGGTCGGCGGCGACCCGGCTGAGCCCGAAGGCCCCTACCCCGACTCGCTGAGCGTCATCCGCTCCGGCATCCTGCAGAAGTACGGCGTGCGCGAGGTCTCCATCGCCGGCTACCCCGAGGGGCACCCCGACATCCCCACGGATGTGCTGTGGCGCCACCTCGAGGACAAGTCGTCGGCCCTGGCCGATGCGGGCCTCGGCCAGGTCATCCTGACCCAGTTCGCCTTCGACACCGACCCGGTCATCGACTGGATCGACGGCGTGCGCGAGCGCGGGATCACCTCGGAGATCCGCATCGGCACGCCGGGCCCCGCGGGCATCAAGCGCCTGATCACCTTCGCCCGCCGCTTCGGCGTCGGCGCCAACGCGATGATCGTCAAGAAGTACGGGTTCTCGCTCACCAACCTGATGGGAACGGCGGGCCCCGACCGGTTCATCGGCGACCTCGGAGCGCTCGTCGCGAAGAAGGAGTCGCGCGGACCTGTCAAAATTCACTTCTACACGTTCGGCGGTCTGCGGGCGACATCCGACTGGGCCCGCGACTACATCGCCGCGCAGTCCTGA
- a CDS encoding zinc-dependent alcohol dehydrogenase, which yields MRTVAVTRIGNLRDPDEAARGRIGVVDMPQPELGPEDVRIRVAYAAICGSDPHLAEGFFGTDVPIGLGHEVSGVIEALGERAGRGGLRVGDRVAGNFLRFCGSCRPCQDGRQQFCEHIQDYNRPGMAETVTWHESQVYRLPDSVSLLEGCLLEPTSVAVRIADKTRIRVGDRVVVCGGGPIGQLTVQVMARYGATALTMIEPIADRRGMARRHGAQYTIDPTSENQAAVADELTEGRGYDVVIDASGSTRATRGLLDLAAKGGTVIYGAMYPSDYELPLNISDYLYLKELTLTGVFVSPYAFPRALNLLPHLDLAEFTQAVFPLEQAAEAFEAHLTGRHPKVIIACNDEARLGGLS from the coding sequence ATGCGCACCGTCGCCGTCACGCGCATCGGCAATCTGCGCGATCCCGACGAGGCCGCCCGCGGCCGCATCGGCGTCGTCGACATGCCCCAGCCCGAGCTGGGCCCGGAGGATGTCCGCATCCGCGTGGCCTACGCCGCCATCTGCGGGTCCGACCCGCACCTGGCCGAGGGCTTCTTCGGAACCGACGTCCCCATCGGCCTCGGACACGAGGTCTCCGGCGTCATCGAGGCGCTGGGGGAGCGTGCCGGGCGCGGCGGTCTCCGCGTCGGCGACCGTGTCGCCGGCAACTTCCTCCGCTTCTGCGGCTCGTGTCGACCGTGTCAGGACGGACGTCAGCAGTTCTGCGAGCACATCCAGGACTACAACCGCCCGGGTATGGCGGAGACCGTGACCTGGCACGAGTCGCAGGTCTACCGCCTGCCCGACAGCGTGAGCCTGCTCGAGGGATGCCTGCTGGAGCCCACCTCCGTCGCCGTGCGCATCGCCGACAAGACCCGCATCCGTGTCGGCGATCGTGTCGTCGTCTGCGGTGGCGGCCCGATCGGGCAGCTCACGGTTCAGGTCATGGCCCGCTACGGCGCGACCGCGCTCACGATGATCGAGCCGATCGCGGACCGGCGGGGGATGGCCCGGCGCCACGGGGCGCAGTACACGATCGACCCCACGAGCGAGAACCAGGCCGCGGTCGCCGACGAGCTCACCGAGGGGCGCGGCTACGACGTCGTGATCGACGCGTCGGGATCGACCCGCGCCACCCGAGGGCTGCTCGATCTGGCGGCCAAGGGCGGCACGGTGATCTACGGGGCGATGTACCCGAGCGACTACGAGCTGCCGCTGAACATCTCGGACTACCTCTACCTGAAGGAGCTCACGCTCACCGGCGTGTTCGTTTCGCCGTACGCGTTCCCGCGTGCGTTGAACCTGCTGCCGCACCTTGACCTGGCCGAGTTCACCCAGGCCGTCTTCCCACTCGAGCAGGCCGCGGAGGCCTTCGAGGCGCACCTCACCGGGCGCCATCCGAAGGTCATCATCGCCTGCAACGACGAGGCACGGCTCGGAGGACTGTCATGA
- a CDS encoding transketolase family protein, producing the protein MPVTFTFGEFLGARSVIGSTLAELGAEYENLWVLTPDIGATLVEFRDTFPDRFIDVGLAEQACVGIAAGLAYDGNIPVVSGMLPFLSMRALEQVRTDVCYPNLPVKIIGTHGGLVGNGGSTHYAVEDLALMCALTNMTVTSIGDPLMVGEIIRQSMTMQGPIYIRLAVGKKDKVLYEPGQHEVRIGKGIVAREGTDATIFTHGTTVAQALDAADELAADGRSVRVVDMFTLKPIDEELIVRSAAETGGRFVVLEDHLAYGGLATRVADVVADRGIRLTAFERLGIPQVYAGFGEDEQLRDKYGYGLSATTAALRRVIAAEG; encoded by the coding sequence ATGCCTGTGACCTTCACTTTCGGAGAGTTCCTCGGAGCGCGATCGGTGATCGGCTCGACTCTCGCGGAGCTCGGCGCCGAGTACGAGAACCTGTGGGTGCTCACCCCCGACATCGGTGCGACCCTCGTCGAGTTCCGCGACACCTTCCCTGACCGGTTCATCGATGTCGGACTCGCCGAGCAGGCGTGCGTCGGGATCGCCGCTGGCCTCGCCTACGACGGCAACATCCCCGTCGTCTCCGGCATGCTCCCGTTCCTCAGCATGCGCGCCCTCGAGCAGGTGCGCACCGACGTCTGCTACCCCAACCTCCCGGTCAAGATCATCGGTACGCACGGCGGACTCGTCGGCAACGGCGGATCGACGCACTACGCGGTCGAGGACCTCGCGCTCATGTGCGCCCTGACGAACATGACCGTCACCTCGATCGGCGACCCGCTCATGGTGGGCGAGATCATCCGGCAGTCGATGACGATGCAGGGACCCATCTACATCCGCCTCGCCGTCGGCAAGAAGGACAAGGTGCTCTACGAGCCCGGTCAGCACGAGGTGCGCATCGGCAAGGGGATCGTGGCGCGGGAGGGCACCGACGCGACGATCTTCACGCACGGTACGACCGTCGCGCAGGCGCTGGATGCCGCGGACGAGCTGGCTGCGGACGGCCGCTCGGTGCGCGTGGTCGACATGTTCACCCTGAAGCCGATCGATGAGGAGCTCATCGTGCGCTCCGCGGCCGAGACCGGAGGGCGCTTCGTCGTGCTCGAGGATCACCTCGCCTACGGCGGACTCGCCACCCGCGTCGCCGACGTGGTGGCCGATCGCGGCATCCGGCTGACGGCGTTCGAGCGACTCGGGATCCCGCAGGTCTACGCCGGCTTCGGCGAGGACGAGCAGCTGCGCGACAAGTACGGCTACGGGCTGTCGGCGACGACCGCGGCGCTGCGTCGCGTGATCGCGGCCGAGGGGTGA
- a CDS encoding MarR family winged helix-turn-helix transcriptional regulator, whose product MATDRNRHAHGVEPPRSAVVEPLADVIDPDAFTPRLLALLSNALVWRESHELRRQFDLGTNEWRVISALAMNPGFSASEVSEFLVVNKAIVSKSVNTLVERGLLVLAEGARGSRPMYLTAAGAAMHDDMLPISLRGQEIILAHMSPVEVTRLNALLRKMLDEMRVLQSIDNESWLTEAGASRKG is encoded by the coding sequence ATGGCAACTGATCGCAACCGCCATGCCCATGGCGTCGAGCCGCCCCGGAGCGCGGTGGTCGAGCCGTTGGCCGATGTGATCGACCCGGATGCGTTCACCCCGCGGCTGCTCGCGCTGCTCTCCAATGCGCTGGTGTGGCGTGAGTCCCACGAGCTCCGGCGCCAGTTCGATCTGGGCACCAACGAGTGGCGTGTGATCTCCGCACTCGCCATGAACCCCGGCTTCTCCGCATCGGAGGTCTCGGAGTTCCTGGTGGTCAACAAGGCGATCGTCTCGAAGAGCGTGAACACCCTGGTGGAGCGGGGTCTGCTGGTGCTCGCCGAGGGCGCCCGCGGCTCGCGGCCGATGTACCTGACCGCAGCAGGCGCCGCCATGCACGACGACATGCTGCCGATCTCTCTTCGCGGGCAGGAGATCATCCTGGCCCACATGTCGCCGGTGGAGGTCACCCGGCTGAACGCGCTGCTGCGCAAGATGCTCGACGAGATGCGGGTGCTCCAGAGCATCGACAACGAGTCCTGGCTCACGGAGGCGGGCGCCTCCCGCAAGGGCTGA
- the purU gene encoding formyltetrahydrofolate deformylase — protein sequence MSLHKDALRDHACLIVHGPDQPGLVAAVTALITRNKANIVTLDQYSDNPEGGAFFQRVVFHRPDLAAAIGDIEADLAQTLEPYGMQWRLTDQSVPKRMAILASTSDHCLLELLWRHRRGELNVTIPMVISNHTNTAEDVRSFGIPFFHVPSQGPDKSEAEREIVKLLAGNVDFVVLARYMQILTDDFLEGVGVPVINIHHSFLPAFIGAGPYKKAKERGVKLIGATSHYVTKDLDEGPIIEQDVARVDHSMTAADLQARGAYVERAVLSRAVQWHAEDRVIRHGNHTIVFT from the coding sequence ATGTCCCTGCACAAAGACGCCCTACGTGACCACGCCTGCCTGATCGTGCACGGCCCCGACCAGCCCGGGCTCGTCGCCGCCGTCACCGCGCTGATCACGCGCAACAAGGCGAACATCGTCACGCTCGACCAGTACTCGGACAACCCCGAGGGCGGCGCGTTCTTCCAGCGCGTCGTCTTCCACCGGCCCGACCTGGCCGCGGCGATCGGCGACATCGAAGCCGACCTCGCCCAGACGCTGGAGCCCTACGGGATGCAATGGCGCCTGACCGACCAGTCCGTGCCGAAGCGGATGGCGATCCTCGCCTCCACGAGCGATCACTGCCTGCTCGAGCTGCTGTGGCGTCACCGCCGGGGCGAGCTCAACGTCACGATCCCGATGGTGATCTCCAACCACACCAACACCGCGGAGGACGTCCGCTCGTTCGGCATCCCCTTCTTCCACGTGCCCTCGCAGGGCCCGGACAAGTCGGAGGCCGAGCGCGAGATCGTCAAGCTCCTCGCCGGCAACGTCGACTTCGTCGTGCTGGCGCGCTACATGCAGATCCTCACCGATGACTTCCTCGAGGGCGTCGGCGTGCCGGTCATCAACATCCACCACTCCTTCCTTCCCGCCTTCATCGGCGCCGGCCCCTACAAGAAGGCCAAGGAACGCGGCGTCAAACTCATCGGCGCCACCAGCCACTACGTCACCAAGGACCTCGACGAAGGCCCGATCATCGAGCAGGACGTCGCCCGTGTCGACCACTCGATGACCGCCGCCGATCTCCAGGCCCGCGGTGCGTACGTCGAGCGGGCCGTACTCTCGCGCGCCGTGCAGTGGCACGCGGAAGACCGTGTCATCCGGCACGGCAACCACACCATCGTCTTCACCTGA
- a CDS encoding aldehyde dehydrogenase family protein encodes MSSSIAQTSAGVRTGLYIGGAERFTDDVLQIADPGKPGVVVGEAAAATPADVADAVAAASAAFGSWSALSAAERAEAMAAAIAGIADERDTDAAVLSQENGKIRFEGWVDALVFEIRWNLALMLKDEVEKGHTLPVVPGAIPVTTEVAYQPLGVVTIIVPFNWPIAILGAALPHALLAGNTAIVKPPPSAPLATTRVVQRIAEKLPPGVLNVVTGRDENMSELIQSPDVAKVCFTGSVNGGKRIMQMAAQTLTRVTLELGGNDAAVFLEDAILDDAHLDRLYAAIYDTTGQICMNAKRVFVHRSRLDELVAGLEARLEKVVIGYGLDEGTTMGPLHQPAQKAFVEEIIQEAKDAGADVREYGTLPGGELAGGNFLRPAIVVDPDPSLRVVTQEQFGPVIPIIPFDSEEEAVALANDTWGGLCGSVWTASPESAQRVGSQLVCGYVWVNDHGATRLDLRAPFGGMKQSGFGREQGIEGVRAFQDTRSIATIDPEALAAMAH; translated from the coding sequence ATGTCGAGTTCGATCGCCCAGACGTCCGCCGGAGTGCGGACAGGGCTCTACATCGGGGGCGCGGAGCGCTTCACCGATGACGTTCTACAGATCGCCGATCCGGGAAAGCCCGGAGTCGTCGTCGGCGAGGCCGCTGCGGCCACGCCCGCGGATGTCGCGGATGCGGTCGCCGCCGCATCCGCCGCCTTCGGGTCGTGGAGCGCACTGTCGGCGGCGGAGCGCGCGGAGGCGATGGCCGCAGCCATCGCCGGCATCGCCGACGAGCGCGACACGGACGCCGCCGTCCTGTCGCAGGAGAACGGCAAGATCCGCTTCGAGGGGTGGGTGGATGCCCTGGTCTTCGAGATCCGGTGGAACCTCGCCCTCATGCTGAAGGACGAGGTCGAGAAGGGGCATACGCTCCCCGTCGTCCCCGGCGCGATCCCCGTAACGACCGAGGTGGCCTACCAGCCGCTGGGCGTCGTCACGATCATCGTGCCCTTCAACTGGCCCATCGCCATCCTCGGCGCAGCCCTGCCCCACGCGCTGCTCGCGGGCAACACCGCGATCGTGAAGCCGCCGCCCTCCGCGCCGCTGGCGACGACCCGCGTGGTGCAGCGCATCGCCGAGAAGCTGCCGCCCGGGGTGCTCAACGTGGTCACGGGCCGCGACGAGAACATGTCGGAGCTCATCCAGAGCCCCGATGTCGCGAAGGTCTGTTTCACCGGCAGCGTGAACGGCGGCAAGCGCATCATGCAGATGGCTGCGCAGACCCTCACGCGGGTGACACTCGAGCTCGGCGGCAACGACGCGGCGGTGTTCCTCGAGGACGCGATCCTCGACGACGCGCACCTCGACCGTCTCTACGCCGCGATCTACGACACGACGGGCCAGATCTGCATGAACGCCAAGCGCGTGTTCGTGCACCGCTCGCGTCTGGACGAGCTGGTCGCGGGGCTCGAAGCGCGCCTCGAGAAGGTCGTGATCGGGTACGGGCTCGACGAGGGCACGACCATGGGCCCGCTCCACCAGCCGGCGCAGAAGGCGTTCGTCGAGGAGATCATCCAGGAGGCGAAGGATGCCGGCGCCGACGTGCGCGAGTACGGCACCCTGCCCGGCGGCGAGCTCGCGGGCGGCAACTTCCTGCGTCCGGCGATCGTCGTGGACCCCGACCCGTCGCTGCGCGTGGTGACCCAGGAGCAGTTCGGCCCGGTCATCCCGATCATCCCGTTCGACTCGGAGGAGGAGGCGGTCGCCCTTGCGAACGACACCTGGGGCGGCCTGTGCGGTTCGGTCTGGACCGCATCGCCCGAGTCGGCGCAGCGCGTGGGATCGCAACTGGTCTGCGGCTACGTGTGGGTGAACGACCACGGCGCCACCCGCCTCGACCTGCGCGCGCCCTTCGGCGGCATGAAGCAGTCCGGCTTCGGACGCGAGCAGGGCATCGAAGGCGTACGCGCCTTCCAGGACACCCGGTCGATCGCCACGATCGATCCTGAGGCCCTGGCGGCGATGGCGCACTGA
- a CDS encoding sugar ABC transporter ATP-binding protein, with protein sequence MTTALEREAAPVETAPALEARDIVKRFDGVHALKGARLSVLPGEIHALLGENGAGKSTLIKVVTGLYAPDGGTILRSGQEVEFQSVRTARGEGIVALYQELSIIPSLTVAENILLGEQTPRRGGVVNWRELRRRAKEQLDSINQRIPLGKLAGDLSPVQQTMVAFARALATDARVLILDEPTASLTDTEITDLFAVLRSLRERGVAIVYVSHRLEEVFELCDRLTIMRNGETIITKDVADSHIDEVISLMVGREAGQLYPERGSGGGDVVLRVEGLTGRRVQDVSFEVRAGEVLGIGGLAGAGRSELLRILAGAQKHQAGTITVGTKTLPRSPGVGRALAAGIALVPEERRSQGVILGASIQDNITIANLSSVSSVGVVSQARIADIARRGMSDLQIKARSPRQSVGELSGGNQQKVVLAKMLERQPAVLLMDEPTRGIDVGTKAEIYRLIRRLAATGTAVIAVSSELPELIGMSDRVVIMHEGRISGQVDAAEADDELLLSYCYGKSE encoded by the coding sequence ATGACCACCGCACTGGAACGCGAGGCGGCCCCGGTGGAGACCGCTCCTGCGCTCGAAGCCCGCGACATCGTCAAGCGCTTCGACGGCGTCCACGCCCTGAAGGGCGCCCGGCTGTCGGTGCTGCCCGGTGAGATCCACGCCCTGCTCGGCGAGAACGGCGCGGGCAAGTCCACGCTGATCAAGGTCGTGACGGGGCTGTACGCCCCCGACGGCGGCACCATCCTGCGCTCGGGCCAGGAGGTCGAGTTCCAGAGCGTGCGCACCGCCCGCGGCGAGGGGATCGTCGCGCTCTACCAGGAGCTGTCCATCATCCCGTCGCTGACGGTGGCCGAGAACATCCTGCTGGGCGAGCAGACGCCGCGCCGCGGGGGCGTCGTCAACTGGCGGGAGCTCCGTCGGCGGGCGAAGGAGCAGCTGGACAGCATCAACCAGCGCATCCCGCTGGGCAAGCTCGCCGGCGACCTGTCGCCCGTGCAGCAGACGATGGTGGCGTTCGCCCGCGCCCTCGCCACGGACGCACGGGTGCTCATCCTGGACGAGCCGACCGCGTCGCTCACGGACACCGAGATCACCGATCTGTTCGCGGTGCTGCGATCCCTGCGCGAGCGGGGCGTCGCCATCGTCTACGTCTCGCACCGCCTCGAGGAGGTCTTCGAGTTGTGCGACCGGCTGACGATCATGCGCAACGGCGAGACCATCATCACGAAGGATGTGGCCGACTCGCACATCGACGAGGTCATCTCCCTCATGGTCGGCCGTGAGGCGGGTCAGCTCTATCCCGAACGGGGCTCGGGCGGCGGAGACGTCGTGCTGCGCGTCGAGGGCCTCACCGGTCGCCGCGTGCAGGACGTGTCGTTCGAGGTGCGGGCGGGTGAAGTCCTCGGCATCGGCGGTCTGGCCGGCGCAGGGCGCAGCGAGCTGCTGCGCATCCTCGCCGGAGCGCAGAAGCATCAGGCCGGCACGATCACGGTGGGCACCAAGACGCTGCCGCGCTCGCCGGGCGTGGGCCGCGCGCTCGCCGCGGGCATCGCCCTCGTCCCCGAGGAACGCCGCAGCCAGGGCGTGATCCTGGGCGCGTCGATCCAGGACAACATCACGATCGCGAACCTCTCCTCGGTGAGCTCGGTCGGCGTCGTCTCCCAGGCGCGCATCGCCGACATCGCCCGTCGTGGGATGTCGGATCTGCAGATCAAGGCGCGCAGCCCCCGCCAGAGCGTGGGCGAGCTGTCGGGCGGCAACCAGCAGAAGGTCGTGCTCGCCAAGATGCTCGAGCGCCAGCCCGCCGTCCTGCTCATGGACGAGCCCACGCGCGGGATCGATGTCGGCACCAAGGCCGAGATCTACCGCCTCATCCGCCGCCTGGCGGCGACCGGCACCGCCGTGATCGCCGTCAGCTCCGAACTCCCCGAGCTCATCGGCATGAGCGACCGCGTCGTCATCATGCACGAGGGCCGCATCTCCGGACAGGTCGACGCGGCGGAGGCCGACGACGAACTGCTCCTCTCCTACTGCTACGGAAAGTCAGAGTGA